ATTATGATGTGTTGGAAAATCTGGCTGCGTTCTATGGCCGCGACATGCCGGTGCACCGCCATGCCCAGTATGTCCAGATTCACTATATCGATCATGGCGCGATCGATTTTCATATCGATGACAAGGTCTACGAAGTAACCGGGCCCAGTTGTTTCTTTACGCCGGCATCCATTCCCCATTCCTTCCGCACCGATCCCAGTGCCCGTGGACACGTCCTGACAATTCATCAGTCCCTGGTATGGCAACTCATGCAGGACAACGTCGGTCGCGAAATCGATGCCAGCCTCACCGAAGGCATCTGTCTGGAACGGGACCGGCTCCCCAGAGGACAGAAAGCCCAATGGACACTGCTGGTCCGAGTACTGCAAGATATCCAGATGGAATGGTCTTCGGATCAGGTGGCGAAGGAACTGGCAATGAAGAGTCTGGTCCGGCTGTTACTGATCCGCATGGCCCGGCTTTCTTTTAAACGGTCCGCCAGCAGAACCGTAAACAGTGAGGATCTGCGGCTGTTCCGTTATTTTGCCAATATGATAGAGGAGCACTATCAGGAGCAGTGGCATCTGCCTCGCTACACTACGGAAATGGCGATTTCGGAAAGCCGGTTGAATCAGACCTGTCAGCGAATTGCCAACAGGTCCCCCAAACGGCTGATCCACGACCGGGTGATTCAGGAAAGCAAGCGCCTGCTGATTTTCAGCAATCTTTCCAGTAACGAGATTTGCTACCAGCTTGGCTTCTCCGATCCTGCTTACTTCTCACGTTTCTTCAAGAAGCATACCGGTATGACCGCCCAGCAATTCCGCAAAGACATGGCGGTCCACAGAACACACTAGACATTCCTTAATATATTAATAAAATGATCCATTGCTCATTTTCGCAACGACTAGCAGAACCCCCAGAGACTGGACGACTAAGGTAACTCAATACATGCGCAAGTTTGATGACTCGCTTCCCCTGCGGCTACTCAAGGCCCGCGAGGCTGCCATGGGCTTTTTCCGCCCGCTTCTCCAGGAGATCCCTCTTACCGAACAGCAATGGCGTGTCATCCGGGCTCTCAACGAATTCGAGGAACTGGAGTCGAAACAACTTGCAGAACTCTGCTGCATCCTCAGCCCCAGCCTTACCGGAATCATCAACCGGCTGGAACAGCAGGGTTACATAAAACGCCGAAAGTCCAGCGAGGATCAGCGCCGAATCCTGCTCAGCCTGACTGAAAAATCCAAGGAGATGTTCGCCAGAATGAGCCCTCTCCTCGAAACACGCTACCAGGAAATGACTGAGCGTTTCTCGCCTGAGGACATGAAAAAACTAGAAGAGTTGCTGAACAAACTCTGCGATCTGAAACCCTGAAGCACCTTTCTGAACCAGCGATCCCCTGATCTGAAGACATTGACATTAGATAATATGTTAACTAAATTTGTACTTAATATATTAACTATCTTGGAGTGGCAGAACCCGCTCCTCGTCAGATGGAGATCACCTCGTAATGCTTCAAGAAAGTTACCCGTACTTCCTCGCCAACACCCCGGTGTCGCCAAATCAGGACCTGGTGGTGTACGACAAGTATTCCGGTGAAATAGCCGCCCGGGTGGCACTGGCTGATGCCGAAGCCATTGATCAGGCAGTTGCAGCGGCCACTTCGGCGGCCGAGCCGATGCGCAAGCTGCCCGCCTACAAGCGCCAGGCGATTCTTTACCACTGCGTCAAGCGCTTCGAAGAACGCTCCGAGGAACTGGCCGAGGCACTGTGCATCGAGGCCGGCAAGCCGATCAGGGATGCCCGTGGCGAGGTCACCCGGCTGATCGATACTTTCCGCATTGCCGGCGAGGAAGCTGTACGTATCGGCGGCGAAGTAGTACCGATGGACATCAACCCACGCGCCGAAGGCTACACCGGCATGTGGAAGCGGGTACCCATTGGCCCATGTTCGTTTATTTCACCGTTCAACTTCCCGCTGAACCTGGCCGCGCACAAGGTGGCACCGGCGCTGGCAGCGGGCTGCCCTTTTATCCTGAAACCCGCCAGCCTGACTCCGATCGGCGCACTGATCATCGGTGAAGTCCTGGCGGAAACCGATCTGCCCAAAGGGGCATTTTCCATCCTGCCCTGCCGCCGTGATGGCGCCGACCTGTTCACCACAGATGACCGGCTCAAGCTGCTAAGCTTCACCGGTTCGCCAGAAGTGGGCTGGGCCCTCAAGGCCCGCGCCGGCAAAAAGCCAGTCGTGCTGGAACTCGGCGGAAATGCCGCCTGTATCGTCGACGAGGGCAGTGACATTAACGACGCCGTGGCCCGCATTGTTTTTGGCGCCTATTACCAGTCCGGCCAGAGCTGCATCAGCGTGCAGCGCATCATTGTGCATGAATCCCACTACGACGAAGTACGGGAGAAACTGAGCACTGCCGTCAATGGACTGGTCCATGGCGACCCCAAGGACGAAAGCACCTTTATCGGCCCGATGATCTCCGAGAAGGAGGCCACCCGCCTGCATGACTGGGTGCTGGAGGCGAAGGAAGCGGGCGCCACGGTGCTGGCCGGTGGTGAGCGCGGCGGTGCCATGCTGCAGGCCACCCTGCTGGAAAACGTGCCCGTGAACACCAATGTGAACTGCCAGGAGGCGTTCGGTCCGGTGGCGATCCTGTCCCGATTCAGCGATTTCGATGCGGCCCTGGACGAAATCAACAACTCCGATTTCGGTCTGCAGGCCGGCATCTTTACTCGGGATATCTACAAGATTCAGAGTGCCTGGGACAAACTTGAGGTCGGTGGTGTTGTTATCGGTGACGTACCGTCCTGGCGCGTGGACCACATGCCTTATGGCGGCGTCAAGGACAGCGGTCTTGGTCGTGAGGGTGTGCGCTACGCCATTGAGGACATGACCGAACTGCGCCTGCTGGTCATCCGCGACCCATACTGAGACATCGTCGAATATGATTGCTGATACCCCGGTGCGCGCACCGTCCATCGCACTGATGACGCTGATCGCCATGGCGAGCCCGTTGGCGCTCAACCTCTTCGTGCCGGCGATGCCGGACGCGGCCCGGGAGCTGCAGACCGATGTCAGTGTGATCCAGTTGAGCTTTACCGCTTACCTGTTCACGCTGGCGTTCGGCCAGTTGTTGTCCGGCCCGCTGGCCGACCACTTCGGACGTCGTCCAATCCTGCTGGGGGGGCTGGTTTTCCACACCCTCGGGAGCCTGCTGGCGGCCCTCGCACCCGATGTGACTCAGCTGATCTCTGGCCGCGTATTGCAGGCACTCGGTGGCAGTGCCGCTATGGTCATGGCACGCACAATCATCATCGACATCTATGGTCGCGAGGGAGCCTCCGCCCGCATGGGTTATGTCGTTATGGCAATTGCCACTGCCCAGACAATCGCCCCGACGGTCGGGGGCTTTCTGAATCTCTGGGCGGGATGGAATTCCATCTTCTATGTTTCCCTGGGCATGGGCGGCGTCGCACTTCTTGTCGCCACGCTGCAGTTGCCGGAAACCTGCTGTGTGAGGAGCGACAGCCTGAGGTTGGGGCCGGTCATCCGGCGTTATGCCAGTGTCTTCAACTCGGAGGGGTATATTGGCTATGCTCTCTCCACCACCTGCATCGCCGCGGCATTCTATATGTTCGTTGGCACCGCACCCTATATCGTCGACGACCTCGGTGGTAACTCTGCGCTGTTTGGCACCTGGTTCCTGACGGTGTCGCTGGCATTTATGGCAGGCAGTTTCTTGTCGACGCGGGTGGCCTCGCACGCCGGTACCGATCAGGTGCTGTTGTCAGGTAATGTGCTCTCGCTGACCGGCGGACTGACACTGCTCGGCTTCACGCTTGGTAGTACGCTGACCTATGCCACGCTGTTTCTTCCGATGGCGCTGGTAACTTTCGGCCGCGGATTGAGCCAACCCAATGCCCAGTCCGCTGCAATCTGCTGTTCGCCAACATCCGCGGCCACCGCCTCCGGGCTGATGGGGTTTATCCAACTGTTGGCCGGAGCCGTGATTGCCCAGTTGATGCCATTGCTGCTCGGCAAAGGCGTACTACCGATTGCGGTTTGCATATTTCTGGCACCTGTAGCTGCTCTCGGTGCCCACTATTACGCGATAACTCGCCAGCGCAGCCCGGAAGCAGAAGCTTGAGGGGGGTATTGTGGTTTCGTTAAAACATCCCCGACGACTGATCGTCCTACTGGCCGCACTACAGGCGTTCGGCCCGCTTTCCATCGACATGTATCTCCCAGGGCTGCCACTCATCGCTGCTGACCTCCAGAGCCCGGAAAGCAGTATCCAACTGACTATCACGACGTTCCTCTTAGGCCTGTTCATTGGCATGCTGCTCTATGGCCCTCTGTCCGACAAATATGGCCGACGCCCACTGCTCCTTGGCGGCATTTCCCTGTACCTGCTCGCCAGTCTCGGCTGTATTCTCGCCCGCGACGCCAATCAACTCATTTCACTACGTTTCGTCCAGGCTTTGGGCGGCGCAGCCGCTTCCGTTCTCGGCCGGGCGGTAGTTCGCGACCTGTTTCCAGTCAACGAGGCGGCCCGTATTCTGTCACTGATGCACCTGATCACCATGATCGCAACCCTGATAGCGCCGTTGCTCGGCGGTTACCTTTTGCTGATCTATGGCTGGCGCGCCCTTTTTGTCGCCCTGATGATATTTGCCGGTACAGTTCTCGCCATTACAGCCTTCAAGGTGCCGGAAACCAATACGGGGAACGCCCGAAATGCCACTATTCCCGCTGTCTTCGCGGCCTATTTCCGCATCATTCGTCACCCGCTGGCGCTCGGCTACATCCTGTGCATGTCCTTTTCCTTCGCCGGCATGTTTGCCTACATCACCGCATCGCCGTTCGTTTACATTAACTACTTCGGCGTGCAACCCCAGCAATATGCCTGGCTTTTCAGCCTCAATATTGGCGGCGTCATTCTCTTTGTCACCGTCAACGCCCGCACGGTCCGCCGAACCGGTCCCCGCATGATGCTCCTGATTGGGGCCGGCACTGCCGCCGCCTCCGGAACCGCACTTTTGGTAACCGGACTGCTGGGCATCGGAGGACTGCCAGCCATTGTTGCCGGGCTGTTTGGATATGTCGGAGTAACCGGTGTCCTGGGGGCAAACTGCATGGCGAGCCTGCTGCAGCATTATCCCCAACAGGCAGGGGCCGCGGCCGGGCTCGCCGTAGCGACACAATTCGGACTCGGGGCTCTGGCAAGCTCCCTGGTCAGCGCTCTCCACGACGGCACACCGCTACCGATGACACTGGTCGTCGGTCTGGCAGGCCTGCTTTCGGCCTCAGCCCTGGCGGTGGCACTGCTCTCCGAGAGACTGTCGGCACATGCCTCGCCCAAAAGCGCAGGATAAGAGAAAGGAAATCAGGCAATTCCGGGAAGGCAAAACCGAAAAATGCAAGTTTTAACGTGAATACTACATTTCCTGTTGCAGAGGAGCCGAGAATAATTGAGTTACTGAAACTGGAATCAGGCGCTGCCATTCAAAAT
Above is a genomic segment from Marinobacter panjinensis containing:
- the hpaR gene encoding homoprotocatechuate degradation operon regulator HpaR — its product is MRKFDDSLPLRLLKAREAAMGFFRPLLQEIPLTEQQWRVIRALNEFEELESKQLAELCCILSPSLTGIINRLEQQGYIKRRKSSEDQRRILLSLTEKSKEMFARMSPLLETRYQEMTERFSPEDMKKLEELLNKLCDLKP
- the hpaA gene encoding 4-hydroxyphenylacetate catabolism regulatory protein HpaA codes for the protein MSEENHTEWIPNIILGQDYDRRYLDAPIHYDVLENLAAFYGRDMPVHRHAQYVQIHYIDHGAIDFHIDDKVYEVTGPSCFFTPASIPHSFRTDPSARGHVLTIHQSLVWQLMQDNVGREIDASLTEGICLERDRLPRGQKAQWTLLVRVLQDIQMEWSSDQVAKELAMKSLVRLLLIRMARLSFKRSASRTVNSEDLRLFRYFANMIEEHYQEQWHLPRYTTEMAISESRLNQTCQRIANRSPKRLIHDRVIQESKRLLIFSNLSSNEICYQLGFSDPAYFSRFFKKHTGMTAQQFRKDMAVHRTH
- a CDS encoding aldehyde dehydrogenase family protein translates to MLQESYPYFLANTPVSPNQDLVVYDKYSGEIAARVALADAEAIDQAVAAATSAAEPMRKLPAYKRQAILYHCVKRFEERSEELAEALCIEAGKPIRDARGEVTRLIDTFRIAGEEAVRIGGEVVPMDINPRAEGYTGMWKRVPIGPCSFISPFNFPLNLAAHKVAPALAAGCPFILKPASLTPIGALIIGEVLAETDLPKGAFSILPCRRDGADLFTTDDRLKLLSFTGSPEVGWALKARAGKKPVVLELGGNAACIVDEGSDINDAVARIVFGAYYQSGQSCISVQRIIVHESHYDEVREKLSTAVNGLVHGDPKDESTFIGPMISEKEATRLHDWVLEAKEAGATVLAGGERGGAMLQATLLENVPVNTNVNCQEAFGPVAILSRFSDFDAALDEINNSDFGLQAGIFTRDIYKIQSAWDKLEVGGVVIGDVPSWRVDHMPYGGVKDSGLGREGVRYAIEDMTELRLLVIRDPY
- a CDS encoding Bcr/CflA family multidrug efflux MFS transporter, producing the protein MVSLKHPRRLIVLLAALQAFGPLSIDMYLPGLPLIAADLQSPESSIQLTITTFLLGLFIGMLLYGPLSDKYGRRPLLLGGISLYLLASLGCILARDANQLISLRFVQALGGAAASVLGRAVVRDLFPVNEAARILSLMHLITMIATLIAPLLGGYLLLIYGWRALFVALMIFAGTVLAITAFKVPETNTGNARNATIPAVFAAYFRIIRHPLALGYILCMSFSFAGMFAYITASPFVYINYFGVQPQQYAWLFSLNIGGVILFVTVNARTVRRTGPRMMLLIGAGTAAASGTALLVTGLLGIGGLPAIVAGLFGYVGVTGVLGANCMASLLQHYPQQAGAAAGLAVATQFGLGALASSLVSALHDGTPLPMTLVVGLAGLLSASALAVALLSERLSAHASPKSAG
- a CDS encoding multidrug effflux MFS transporter, which codes for MIADTPVRAPSIALMTLIAMASPLALNLFVPAMPDAARELQTDVSVIQLSFTAYLFTLAFGQLLSGPLADHFGRRPILLGGLVFHTLGSLLAALAPDVTQLISGRVLQALGGSAAMVMARTIIIDIYGREGASARMGYVVMAIATAQTIAPTVGGFLNLWAGWNSIFYVSLGMGGVALLVATLQLPETCCVRSDSLRLGPVIRRYASVFNSEGYIGYALSTTCIAAAFYMFVGTAPYIVDDLGGNSALFGTWFLTVSLAFMAGSFLSTRVASHAGTDQVLLSGNVLSLTGGLTLLGFTLGSTLTYATLFLPMALVTFGRGLSQPNAQSAAICCSPTSAATASGLMGFIQLLAGAVIAQLMPLLLGKGVLPIAVCIFLAPVAALGAHYYAITRQRSPEAEA